The region AATGACCGCTAATCTTAAATCCGTAACCGGGGCAGCTGCAGTTGTAGCCGGCGTCTTGGCAGCCTGCTTCTGTCACCCAGTCTGGTCGCAGGAGGCCGAACATACTGATATCGGGGATCTCGACAAAGAAAAAGCCGCGCAGCTTTTCCCGAAACAGCGGCCTTATTCGCCTTACGCCGACAGAAATTTTCCAACGCGCCCCTTCTTTGGGGACACGCACCTTCACACCTCATTTTCGATGGATGCCGGAGCCTTCGGCGCGAGGATAGGTCCTCGGGACGCATATCGGTTTGCCAGGGGCGAACAGATCACAGCTTCCTCGGGACAGCCTGCGAAGCTTTCGCGTCCTCTGGACTTCCTGGTGGTCGCGGACCACTCCGACAACATGGGATTCTTCCCCGATCTGTTTGCCGGCAAACCAAACTTGCTCGCCGATCCGACGGGGCGCAAATGGTACGACATGTTGCAATCGGGCAAGGGCGCGGGCGCCGCGATCGAAATTATTGTCGCGTTCTCCCACGGCAAGTTCCCGAAAGACCTCATGTATTTTCCGGGAACCGACTCCTATCGAAGCGCCTGGCAGGACACGGTCGCTGCCGCAGAAGAATTCAACGAGCCGAACCGCTTCACGGCCTTCATCGGTTATGAATGGACCTCGAATACCAACGGCAACAACCTGCATCGCAATGTTATTTTCCGTGACAATGCTGACAAGGCAAGCCAGGTCGAGCCGTTCACTGTGTATCCGCCATTTGGCAGCGACAATCCTGCCGATCTTTGGAAATGGATGGCGGCCTACGAGCAGAAGACGGGAGGTCGGGTGCTGGCAATCGCGCATAACGGCAATCTCAGCAATGGCCTGATGTTTCCCATCGTCGAGCAGTTCGGCAAGAAGATCGACGTGGATTATCTCCAGACCCGCGCCAAGTGGGAACGTCTCTACGAAGTGGCGCAAACCAAGGGATCAGGTGAGGCACACCCCTTCCTGTCGCCGAACGACGAGTTCGCGGACTTCGAAATCTGGGACAAGGGCAATCTGGACGGTAGTGTGGCCAAGACGAACGAGATGCTCGAATTCGAGTACGCGCGTTCTGCTTACAAGAACGGGATGAAGCTCGAACAGCAGCTCGGCACCAATCCCTACAAGTTCGGGCTGATCAGCAGCAGCGACGCCCATACCGGGCTCGCCGCAATGGAGGAAGACAACTTTTTCGGCAAGACGACGCCGCAAGAGCCTAGTCCACATCGCATGACGGCGACTTTCGTCGACAACAAACAGACTGGTGTCAAGATCATGGACTGGGAGGTGTCTGCAGCGGGCTACGCGGCCGTGTGGGCCACAGAAAACACCCGGGCCGCTGTGTGGGATGCTATGCAGCGCAAGGAAACCTATGCGACGACTGGCCCGCGGATGGTGGTTCGCTTCTTCGGAGGATGGGATTTCGAGGCAAAGGACGCGCAGAACCGTATGCCGGCAGAGATCGGCTATACAAAGGGCGTGCCGATGGGCGGTGATCTCACCGCCGCACCGACCGGCAAGGTGCCGACATTCCTGGTTGCCGCCCTCAAGGACCCGATCGGAGCAAACCTAGATCGCTACCAGATCGTCAAGGGATGGTTGGACAAGGACGGCAATGCGCAAGAAAAGGTATATGACGTCGTCTGGTCCGATGACCGGAAACCTGCTGCAGATGGGAAATTGCCTCCTGTCGGCAATACGGTGGATTTATCGACCGCCACGTGGACAAATACGATTGGTGATCCCGAACTTATGGCTGTTTGGAAGGACCCGGAATTCGATCCGACGCAGCGGGCGTTCTATTACGGCCGGGTGATCGAAATCCCCACACCCCGATGGACTGCCTACGACGCATACCGCTTCGGCGTAAAGCCTCTGCCCGGCACCGCAATGACGCTGCAGGAGCGCGCCCTTACGTCACCGATCTGGTACAACCCGTCATGACGACGTGAACGTGGTAGGATGGCTTGAAAGAGGTGGCGGCGTTCGATTGCCACCTCGTCAATCTGGGAGTCACCCGCGTTTTTCGTACCAGTCTAAAGCGCGTCGCGATCTTTCAGATTCGCTCATCGCGCCTTAGGTCTTGGTTTTTACGCATGTCGTGAGCGCAAAACCGCTGCACATTTTTGCGCGACATGCATTAGCAATCAATGGCCGGAGGGCCTGCCTCATGCTCATCCGTAAAGTCCTGGTTGAACCCCTGTTCCACTTCCTGATTCTTGGCGTCGTCGTCTTCAGCCTCTATACGCTGACACGTCAGCCTATGACTGTTGGAGAGGATCTGGCCATCGTTGTCGACGAGGGCCAACTCGCACGCATGTTCGACACCTATTCCCGCACCTGGCAACGTCCACCGACGGAGGACGAATTGAAGGGACTCGTCGAGGGTTACATCAAGGAGGAAATCTTCTACCGCGAGGGTCAGAAGATGGGTCTCGCCCAGGACGATACCGTCTTCCGGCGGCGCATGCAGCAGAAGATGGAATTTCTGCTCGAGCCAAGCGTCGAGGAGCTGGCGCCAAAACCGGGGGAACTCGAAGCCTATTTCACGGCGCATGCGCAAGACTACCGGCTGCCTGAAAAGCTCGCCTTCCGGCAGATATTTTTCAGGAGCGAACGCACGGGTGACAAAGGCGATCTGAGCGCAACCGCGGTGCTTTCGAAACTCAAATCCGACGCCGCGTCGATTGATATGACCTCTCTCGGCGACTCCTCGCTCCTGCCGGAGAGGACGGCGCTCAGCGACGCCGAACTGATCGCGACCAGCTTCGGTCAAGACTTCGTGTCCGAATTGGCGTCCGCGCCTGAAAACCGATGGTACGGGCCGATCCGGTCGGCATACGGCGCTCATCTCGTCTTCGTTTCAGAACGGCTCATGAGCCATCCGCTCGCACTTTCCGACGCTGGGACCGCAGTGCTTGCAGATTGGGAAAGTGCCCGACGCAAAGACATCGCTGACGCACACTATGCGGCGATGAAGAAGCGGTACGACATCGAGATCAACTGGCCGCGAGACATCGACACATCGCCGATCAAGACATCGAGTCTGCCATGAGCCGCATCCTCGGTCTGTTTTTTGGGTGTTTACTTTGGGCCACTTGTACTGCCAACGCCCATGAACTTCGCCCGGCCTTTCTCGAAATCAACGAGATCGCGCCGGAAAGCTATGCGATCACCTGGAAGGTGCCGGCGCGCGGTGAATACAAAATGGCATTGTCCGTTCACTTGCCGGACGCTTGCCAGCAGATGACCGACCCGGTCGGAGGCTATATCGACACTGCCTATGTCAGCCGATGGCAAGTAAAATGCCCAGGCGGGCTCAGTGGCAAAACTGTATTCATCGGCGGACTATCATCGACATTTACCGATGCGCTGGCAAAGCTAACCAACCTGGACGACACGACCCAAACAAGCCGCATCGCCCCTTCCGATCCGAACTTGACGATCGCTAAAAGCCTGACGCCCTGGGGCACGGCAAAGACCTATTTCTTCCTCGGCGTCCAGCATATCCTGGAAGGCGTCGATCACCTGCTGTTTGTCTTTGCTCTGTTGCTGCTGATCCGCAACCCGCGAATGCTGCTGCTTACCATCACCTCATTTACCGTGGCGCATTCGATCACGCTTGCAATCGCCTCGCTGGACGTCGCCCGACTCCCACAGCCGCCCGTCGAGGCGCTGATCGCATTGAGCATCATGTTCGTCGCTGCCGAGATCATCCGAAGCGGTCGCGGCAGGCGCAATCTTTCCAGCCGTTATCCCTGGATTATCAGTTTCGTGTTTGGCCTCTTGCATGGCTTCGGCTTTGCCGGCGCCCTGCGGGAAATCGGCCTTCCACAGAAAGATGTGCCTTTGGCCCTGTTCACGTTCAATCTGGGGGTGGAAGCCGGTCAACTGGCTTTCGTCGCGATTGCACTGCTCGCCGTGGCCAGCTTTAGGCTTGTACGTTTATTTGATTTTTCGCGCATGCACTTCTGGCTTGCCTACCTGATCGGCACCGTCTCGGCCTTCTGGTTCGTGCAGCGTGTGGCTGGTTTTTAGCCGACAAATCGCCACTAGCGCATCGGCCTGAAAATCAGAATCGGTTTTCAGGCCGATGCGTCGATTCAAAATGTTACAGCGTCCTTTTCGCATCTGAAAAGACACGCGGCAGCTGTAATGGCGCTTTTGACCAAGCGCCTGGGCATCATCTGTCTTGCCGGCGGCTCAGATCACGCCCGTCAGGATGCCGACACCGGCAACAGCGGCGAGGCCGCCGGCCGTCCGCACGACGAAGGGACCCTGACGCTCACCGATGCTGGCGATCAGTAAGCCGAGACCGAGGCCGGCGGCATGGAGAAGCGCGGTCGCGAACATGAAGCCGGCGGCATAGGCGGCACCACCGGCGTCTTCCGGCATTTCCGCGCCGTGCGCATGCCCGTGGAAGATCGCGAAGAGACCGACGATACCCATCGCTACCGCAGTCGGAGCCTTGACGTTGAGCGCCACGATTGCGCCGAGGACGATGACGGAAAGCGCAATGCCAACTTCAACGAAGGGAAGGTTCACGCCTGCTATACCGAGCCCGCCGCCGACAGCCATGACAAGGACGAAGGTCGCCGGCACGAGCCCGACCGCACGGCCGCCGAGCTGGAATGCGAAAACACCGACCATCACCATGGCAAGGATATGGTCGAGACCGGAAATAGGATGGCTGAAGCCGTGCATGAAGCCAGAGGTCTGACCGACACCGGTATGAGCATAGGCAACGGCCGGAAGTGCTGCGGCGGCAAGGGCGAACAAACCGGTCTTTAATGCTGATTTCATTGTTCGATTCCCTTGAGTTTTGAAGATCCTGCGGCCGCCGAACACCGGGCATGGTTCTAAAGTCGCGGGGACTAGGCTAATTCAAAGAATTTATACCGTCAAATAAAAACGCCAAGAAATACCAAGCCAATTCAACTGCTTATCTGATAGGCAAATGCCACTTTCGATAGCTTCTCCCGGCGCGCCGCGCCTCAAGATCGAACTGGAAACAACTCCGCACAGAGGCTATCAATCGTCCGGCAGAGACGGCGCAGACTGCCGCGATGGAGGAGACGCCCATGACGAATACCGAACGGCCGCTGGCGATCAGCGCGCCCGAGCCGCGCACGCTCGATCTGATCTTCAGCGACAAGGCGCGCGCCGAACTGCAGGAGAAATATGAGATCGTCGAGGCCGACCCCGAGAACATCGCCGGGCTCGGCGACGACATCCTCGGCAGGGCACGCTACATCATCGGCCAGCCGCCACTTTCGGCCGAAACGCTAGCCAGAATGCCGGCCTTGCGCTCGATCCTCAACGTCGAAAGCAATCTGCTCAACAACATGCCCTATGAGGTGCTCTTCCAACGCGGCATCCATGTCGTGACGACAGGGCAGGTCTTTGCCGAGCCGGTCGCCGAAATCGGCATCGGTTTCGCGCTGGCCTTAGCGCGCGGCATCGTCGATGCGGATGTCGCTTTCCGCCAGGGCACGGAACTCTGGGGCGGCGAGGGAAATGCAAGCGCGCGGCTGATCGCCGGCTCCGAGATCGGCATCGTCGGCTTCGGCGATCTCGGCAAAGCGCTGCGCCGGGTCCTGTCCGGCTTCAGAGCCAAGATCCGGGTGTTCGATCCCTGGCTGCCACAATCGATCCTCGAGGAGAACGGCGTCGAGCCTGCAAGCCTCGATGACGTCCTGACAAAGAGCGATTTTGTCTTCGTCGCCGCTGCCGTGACCAGCGAGAACAGGGGATTTCTCAGCGCTGAGGCCTTCGCCAGCATGCGCAAGGGCGCGGCCTTCATCCTGCTCAGCCGCGCCGATGTCATCGATTTCGATGCGTTGATGGCAGCTGTCTCTTCAGGCCATATCGTCGCGGCGAGCGACGTCTACCCTGAGGAACCGTTGCCACCCGATCATCCGGTGCGGAGCCTAAAGGGTTTCATCCGCTCGGCGCATAGGGCCGGCGCCCTCGACAGTGCCTTCAAGAAGATGGGCGACATGGTGCTCGAAGACATGGACCTGATGGATCGCGGCCTGCCGCCGATGCGCTGCAAGCGGGCGGAACGCGAGACGGTCTCCCGCATGCGTTCCAAACCGGTCGCGGTGAATTAGAGCATGTCGCGCAAAAGTGTGGAGCGGTTTTGCGATACCGCCTACGCAAAAGCAAAGATCTAAAGCGCGAGGCGAATCTGAAAGATCGCCACGCGCTTTAGAGCAAAATACCGATTTGGCGCGTCGCTTTAGGCGGCGCGCTGCTCGGCACCCTGGATCGCCGCAAGCTTCCAGTCAGCGCCGGACTTGCGCACGAAAGTCCAAACCTCGGTGCTCTCGCTTGGACGGCGATCGTCGCCGGAAACGACGCGGCCGCTGTCGCGCTCGACCATGGCGTCGATCGAGGAATAACGCATGGCGAGCGTCGCATATTCCTGGCCGTCCTCGCGCCAGGCCTCGGCAATATCGCCCTGCAGCAGCTTGACATCGGAGACGCGGTTGCGCACGCCGTTGGTGGCATTTTCGCCGAGTTCCTCAGCGAGATAGGACATCGCCTCGAGCGTCGTCAGCCGGCGCAAGGTACCGTAATCCTCGGCGCCGTAAGCGGTCTGCACTTGGGTCAGCAGTTCCTCGAACTGATCGAGATCGGCTTGCGCCAGCCCGATCTCGTCGCTCGGCCGATTGCCGCGCGACTGCCCGCCGAAACCGCCCCCCGAACCGATCGTCGGGATCTGGAACGACGACTTATTCGTGGGCGACATGTTATAGGACCGGCTCTGGCCTCCGACGCCGTAGGAAGGCTGGCGGCGGTTGGCGAAATAACGCATGGCGAGCATGACGGCGCCGCCGATCAGCGCGATCTGCAACAGCATGCCGAGCAAGCCGAAGCCGCCGCCGAAACCGTGACCGAGCAGCATGCCGAGAAGGCCGCCGGCAATCAGGCCGCCGATCATCGAACGGCCGAAACCGCCGAACAAGCCAGGGCGCTGGGCGCCGAGAGGCTGCTGCGCGGTGGCAGGTGCCGTGGTCTGCGAACGCGGCGTCATCGACCGTTCGATCGGTGCTGTGGCCCCAGGTGCGGTGCTGGTGACCGGCGGAGCCTGGAAGGTGCGCGTGCCGCGGCTTCCGAAACCGCCGCTGCCGGCGCGGCGCGCTTCTGCATCGTCAAGGGAAGCAAAAACGGTAGCGCTCGTCAGTGCGGCAATGGCCGCGATCTTGGCAAAACGCGAAACGGCACTCGGCATTCCTGATCTCCTGTCATGCACAATCACGGCATATCGAGAGCTAATATAGGTACTCTTTCCCGAGTGTGAAGCTCTCCGGATGCGTTACTGGCAGACATCGACCCAGTTGGCGCCAGTCAGCTCAGCCAGCCGTCCGGTTTCGATGCGTACGGCCGAGTTGGTCGAGCCGGCGGCCGGCACGACTTCATCGAAGCGTTTCAGCGAGATATCGCAATAGATGGGCAGCGGCGAGGGCAGGCCGAAGGGGCAGACGCCGCCGACCGGATGGCTGGTGACTGCCACAACCTCTTCGGCATCGAGCATGCGCCCCTTGGCTCCAAACGTGTCCTTGAACTTGCGATTGTCGAGCCGCGCCGTGCCGCCGGCTACGACCAGCATCATCTGCTCGCCGACGCGCAGGCAAATCGTCTTGGCGATCTGGGCCGGCTCGACGCCATGGGCTTCGGCGGCAAGCGCAACCGTCGAGGAGCTCTCGGAGGTTTCAATGATTTCGATATCGGGTGCGTGGGCGCTGAGGAAGGCGCGGACAGATTCAAGGCTCATGACATGATGCTAGCCCAGGAAATACGCAATTTGAAGCGTAAAAGACGCCTGCCGAAAACCGCCGCTTGCAAGTCGCGCGGACATCGTCATAATAATTTTGCACACGTGCTCAATTTTGTCATTCGGCCGTTACGTTCAACCCCTAGAGCGGGATACGCCACGTTTTCGTGGGGTTTCGGAACGGTCATCATCAGCAGTGCTGACCCGTCAAGAGGCCTCACACTGCTCTTCTAGGGAGACGAAGAAGATGACTATTTTGCCGACACTGAAATCCCTTGCCGTCGCAGCCGCCATCCTGGCGTCGACCTCTGCAATTGCACTCGCCAAGGACGTTCACATCAGCGTCTGGGCCGGCGGCACCGGCCCGAACGACGTCTATCGCCTCGACGCCATCGAGATCGCAGCCCAGCAGCTGCAGCGTGAAGCCGCTCTTAAGGGCGAAGACCTGAAGATCACCGTCGAGAAGAAGCCTTATTCGGCCTGGGAGGACTTCAAGCAGGCGCTGACCCTTGCCGCCGAAGCCAAGACCGCTCCGAATATCGTCGTAAGCGGCCATGAAGACATAGCACCCTGGTCGCAGGCCGGGCTGATCGTACCGATCGAGGATTATGTCGATCTCGACTCTTGGCCTCTCAGCGACATCTATGAAAACCTGTTGCAGATCGCGTCCTATAACGGCACCGTCTACGGTATCCCGCAGGACGCCGAATCCCGTCCGATGTTCTTCTGGAAGCCTTACATGAAGGCGATCGGCTACAGCGACGCCGATCTGGATGCGCTGCCGCAGAGCGTGCAGGACGGCAAGTACACCATGAAGAACCTGCTCGAAGACGCCAAGAAGATGCAGGATAAGGGCCTCGTCCAGCCCGGCTATGGTTTCTATCCGCGCACCAGCAACGGCCCTGATTACTGGCAGTTTTACACCAGCTTCGGCGGCACGATGGAAGAAGGCGGCAAGCTCGTTTTCGACAAGGCCGCGATGACCCGCACCTATCAGTTCTTCGCCGATGCCGTGAAGAGCGGTGTTACCAAGAAGAACCACATCGGCATGCCGGGCGACCAGTGGTGGAAGGAAGTCGCCACAGGCAAGGCCGGCATCTGGGACGGCGGCACCTGGCACTATGCTCGCCTTGTCAACCAGGAAGGCCTGAAGGACTTCTTCGGCAACGTGATCTTCACGCTGATCCCCGCCGGCGAAGGCGGCAAGGCCAACACGCTGACCCATCCGCTCGTCTACCTGCTGACCGCAGGTCACGACCAGGAAGACACTGAGATCGCCGCCCAGTTGGTTAAGATCGCCTCCGAGCCACGCATCAACGCGCTGCATGCAGTCAAATCGGCCCATCTCGGCATCTCCAAGTCGGAATCCACCGTCGAATTCTATTCGGCCGACCGCTGGACCCGCGAAGCCACCGAGCGCCTGCTGCCACATGCCAATGCGATGCCGAACAATTCCGATTTCGGCAAATATTGGAACATCATGTGGAAGAACCTCGAAGCATCCTGGACCGGCGCCAAGACCGTAGACGCCGCGGTCGGTGATGCAGAGAGCGAGCTGAAGAGCACGCTCGGCGACAAGATCGTCATCCGCTAAGGTCGAAGCACTCTTCCGGGCGGCGGTAACCCGCTGCCCGGTCGGTCCGCGATGAGGGGCTTCCATGAAATCGTCCAGAACGCTCGGACTGGTGATGATCGCGCCTGCGGCGATCATGATCGTTCTTTTCTTCCTGATGCCGGTCGTTCTGACGGCGGTCTTTTCGATGACCAGCATGACGACGGCGACCGGTATTTCCGGCGGCGTCTATCAGATCGCACCCAACTCCATGATTGCGCTAAAATCGGCAATACCGGACATTGCCGCCGAGATGGCCGAACCGCGCTACACGATCGACGAGGCGGGCCTCAAGGCCGTCGAAGGACTCGGGCTTGCGCCGGGGATTGCTGGGGAATTGCGCGCCAAACATGCAGGTGAGGTGTTCACGGCACGCCGCGACGTCGAGCGCATGCTCAAGGATCTCGCCGACCGGCCTTCGACGCGCGACGTCAAGCAGATTTCCGAACAGTTCAACCGCTCCGTCCTCAACACCCGCTTCGACAGCAAGGAGCAGCTCTTTTCGGCGCTGGATAGTCTGGGTTTCAAACTGACACCGGAGCAGAAGGAAACGGTCGCCAAGGCCACCTATACCGGCTGGGTTTGGACGACCGACAATTTCTCGCGCATGACCACCTCACCCGATATGGCGCGTGTACTCTTGAATACCGTGCTCTACGTCGCGCTGGTGCTGATGCTGTTCAATGTCGGCTATGCGCTGCTACTTGCCATTTGGACGCATTACATGCCGCCGACGCCGGCCTCGATCTTCCGCGGCATCTGGCTCCTGCCGCGCATTACCCCTGTCGTCATCTATGTCATGCTATGGAAGTGGCTTGCCTGGGATACCGGCTTCATTTCGATCCTGATGGGCAAGTTCGGCTATCCGCCAAAGAACTACCTTCTCGACAACGCTTACAACGCCTGGTTCTTCGTCGTGTTGATCAACGGCTTCATCGGCGCCTCGATGGGCATGCTGGTGTTCTCCTCGGCTATGAAGGCCATTCCGAAGAGCCAGTTCTATGCGAGCGAGGTCGACGGCGCCTCGCGCTGGCAGCAGATTCGCTACATCATTCTGCCGCAGATGCGCTGGCCAATCCTCTTTGTTACCTGCTACCAGACCTTGTCGCTGCTTGCCTCCTTCAATGAAATCCTGCTCGCCACCAATGGCGGACCGGGCAATGCGACCGAGGTCTGGGCGCTCTCGGCCTATCACACTGCGCTGAGGAACTATGCCGGCAACCTCGAATACGGGTTGGGTGCCGCCATGGCCTTGGTGCTCGTCGTCATCGGCGTGACGCTGTCGCTCCTCTATCTGCGCGTCTTCAACTACGGCACGCTTGTCGCCAAGCCCTTGATCGAGGATTGACCATGGCCGAACGATCGCAGCCCTCGGCAAATTACCGCAGCTGGCCTGTCATAACGGCGCTGACCACCGTCAGCCTGCCGCTGCTCCTGATGTATGTCTATCTCTTCCTCGACACGGTGACCGTGAAGCAGGCGGACGCACTGCTGCCCTCCGGCTTGAC is a window of Rhizobium leguminosarum bv. trifolii WSM1325 DNA encoding:
- a CDS encoding conserved hypothetical protein (KEGG: cps:CPS_1445 hypothetical protein), coding for MTANLKSVTGAAAVVAGVLAACFCHPVWSQEAEHTDIGDLDKEKAAQLFPKQRPYSPYADRNFPTRPFFGDTHLHTSFSMDAGAFGARIGPRDAYRFARGEQITASSGQPAKLSRPLDFLVVADHSDNMGFFPDLFAGKPNLLADPTGRKWYDMLQSGKGAGAAIEIIVAFSHGKFPKDLMYFPGTDSYRSAWQDTVAAAEEFNEPNRFTAFIGYEWTSNTNGNNLHRNVIFRDNADKASQVEPFTVYPPFGSDNPADLWKWMAAYEQKTGGRVLAIAHNGNLSNGLMFPIVEQFGKKIDVDYLQTRAKWERLYEVAQTKGSGEAHPFLSPNDEFADFEIWDKGNLDGSVAKTNEMLEFEYARSAYKNGMKLEQQLGTNPYKFGLISSSDAHTGLAAMEEDNFFGKTTPQEPSPHRMTATFVDNKQTGVKIMDWEVSAAGYAAVWATENTRAAVWDAMQRKETYATTGPRMVVRFFGGWDFEAKDAQNRMPAEIGYTKGVPMGGDLTAAPTGKVPTFLVAALKDPIGANLDRYQIVKGWLDKDGNAQEKVYDVVWSDDRKPAADGKLPPVGNTVDLSTATWTNTIGDPELMAVWKDPEFDPTQRAFYYGRVIEIPTPRWTAYDAYRFGVKPLPGTAMTLQERALTSPIWYNPS
- a CDS encoding conserved hypothetical protein (KEGG: met:M446_1543 hypothetical protein), with product MLIRKVLVEPLFHFLILGVVVFSLYTLTRQPMTVGEDLAIVVDEGQLARMFDTYSRTWQRPPTEDELKGLVEGYIKEEIFYREGQKMGLAQDDTVFRRRMQQKMEFLLEPSVEELAPKPGELEAYFTAHAQDYRLPEKLAFRQIFFRSERTGDKGDLSATAVLSKLKSDAASIDMTSLGDSSLLPERTALSDAELIATSFGQDFVSELASAPENRWYGPIRSAYGAHLVFVSERLMSHPLALSDAGTAVLADWESARRKDIADAHYAAMKKRYDIEINWPRDIDTSPIKTSSLP
- a CDS encoding conserved hypothetical protein (KEGG: met:M446_1542 hypothetical protein), yielding MSRILGLFFGCLLWATCTANAHELRPAFLEINEIAPESYAITWKVPARGEYKMALSVHLPDACQQMTDPVGGYIDTAYVSRWQVKCPGGLSGKTVFIGGLSSTFTDALAKLTNLDDTTQTSRIAPSDPNLTIAKSLTPWGTAKTYFFLGVQHILEGVDHLLFVFALLLLIRNPRMLLLTITSFTVAHSITLAIASLDVARLPQPPVEALIALSIMFVAAEIIRSGRGRRNLSSRYPWIISFVFGLLHGFGFAGALREIGLPQKDVPLALFTFNLGVEAGQLAFVAIALLAVASFRLVRLFDFSRMHFWLAYLIGTVSAFWFVQRVAGF
- a CDS encoding HupE/UreJ protein (PFAM: HupE/UreJ protein~KEGG: ret:RHE_PB00145 hypothetical protein); the protein is MKSALKTGLFALAAAALPAVAYAHTGVGQTSGFMHGFSHPISGLDHILAMVMVGVFAFQLGGRAVGLVPATFVLVMAVGGGLGIAGVNLPFVEVGIALSVIVLGAIVALNVKAPTAVAMGIVGLFAIFHGHAHGAEMPEDAGGAAYAAGFMFATALLHAAGLGLGLLIASIGERQGPFVVRTAGGLAAVAGVGILTGVI
- a CDS encoding D-isomer specific 2-hydroxyacid dehydrogenase NAD-binding (PFAM: D-isomer specific 2-hydroxyacid dehydrogenase NAD-binding~KEGG: ret:RHE_PB00144 phosphoglycerate oxidoreductase protein), which translates into the protein MTNTERPLAISAPEPRTLDLIFSDKARAELQEKYEIVEADPENIAGLGDDILGRARYIIGQPPLSAETLARMPALRSILNVESNLLNNMPYEVLFQRGIHVVTTGQVFAEPVAEIGIGFALALARGIVDADVAFRQGTELWGGEGNASARLIAGSEIGIVGFGDLGKALRRVLSGFRAKIRVFDPWLPQSILEENGVEPASLDDVLTKSDFVFVAAAVTSENRGFLSAEAFASMRKGAAFILLSRADVIDFDALMAAVSSGHIVAASDVYPEEPLPPDHPVRSLKGFIRSAHRAGALDSAFKKMGDMVLEDMDLMDRGLPPMRCKRAERETVSRMRSKPVAVN
- a CDS encoding import inner membrane translocase subunit Tim44 (PFAM: import inner membrane translocase subunit Tim44~KEGG: rec:RHECIAT_PC0000182 putative import inner membrane translocase protein, TIM family), whose product is MPSAVSRFAKIAAIAALTSATVFASLDDAEARRAGSGGFGSRGTRTFQAPPVTSTAPGATAPIERSMTPRSQTTAPATAQQPLGAQRPGLFGGFGRSMIGGLIAGGLLGMLLGHGFGGGFGLLGMLLQIALIGGAVMLAMRYFANRRQPSYGVGGQSRSYNMSPTNKSSFQIPTIGSGGGFGGQSRGNRPSDEIGLAQADLDQFEELLTQVQTAYGAEDYGTLRRLTTLEAMSYLAEELGENATNGVRNRVSDVKLLQGDIAEAWREDGQEYATLAMRYSSIDAMVERDSGRVVSGDDRRPSESTEVWTFVRKSGADWKLAAIQGAEQRAA
- a CDS encoding YbaK/prolyl-tRNA synthetase associated region (PFAM: YbaK/prolyl-tRNA synthetase associated region~KEGG: ret:RHE_PB00140 hypothetical protein), with protein sequence MSLESVRAFLSAHAPDIEIIETSESSSTVALAAEAHGVEPAQIAKTICLRVGEQMMLVVAGGTARLDNRKFKDTFGAKGRMLDAEEVVAVTSHPVGGVCPFGLPSPLPIYCDISLKRFDEVVPAAGSTNSAVRIETGRLAELTGANWVDVCQ
- a CDS encoding extracellular solute-binding protein family 1 (PFAM: extracellular solute-binding protein family 1~KEGG: rec:RHECIAT_PC0000184 putative sugar ABC transporter, substrate-binding protein), whose amino-acid sequence is MTILPTLKSLAVAAAILASTSAIALAKDVHISVWAGGTGPNDVYRLDAIEIAAQQLQREAALKGEDLKITVEKKPYSAWEDFKQALTLAAEAKTAPNIVVSGHEDIAPWSQAGLIVPIEDYVDLDSWPLSDIYENLLQIASYNGTVYGIPQDAESRPMFFWKPYMKAIGYSDADLDALPQSVQDGKYTMKNLLEDAKKMQDKGLVQPGYGFYPRTSNGPDYWQFYTSFGGTMEEGGKLVFDKAAMTRTYQFFADAVKSGVTKKNHIGMPGDQWWKEVATGKAGIWDGGTWHYARLVNQEGLKDFFGNVIFTLIPAGEGGKANTLTHPLVYLLTAGHDQEDTEIAAQLVKIASEPRINALHAVKSAHLGISKSESTVEFYSADRWTREATERLLPHANAMPNNSDFGKYWNIMWKNLEASWTGAKTVDAAVGDAESELKSTLGDKIVIR
- a CDS encoding binding-protein-dependent transport systems inner membrane component (PFAM: binding-protein-dependent transport systems inner membrane component~KEGG: rec:RHECIAT_PC0000185 putative sugar ABC transporter, permease protein) encodes the protein MKSSRTLGLVMIAPAAIMIVLFFLMPVVLTAVFSMTSMTTATGISGGVYQIAPNSMIALKSAIPDIAAEMAEPRYTIDEAGLKAVEGLGLAPGIAGELRAKHAGEVFTARRDVERMLKDLADRPSTRDVKQISEQFNRSVLNTRFDSKEQLFSALDSLGFKLTPEQKETVAKATYTGWVWTTDNFSRMTTSPDMARVLLNTVLYVALVLMLFNVGYALLLAIWTHYMPPTPASIFRGIWLLPRITPVVIYVMLWKWLAWDTGFISILMGKFGYPPKNYLLDNAYNAWFFVVLINGFIGASMGMLVFSSAMKAIPKSQFYASEVDGASRWQQIRYIILPQMRWPILFVTCYQTLSLLASFNEILLATNGGPGNATEVWALSAYHTALRNYAGNLEYGLGAAMALVLVVIGVTLSLLYLRVFNYGTLVAKPLIED